DNA from Artemia franciscana chromosome 8, ASM3288406v1, whole genome shotgun sequence:
AATGACACCTAAAATCAAACAAATCAAGGTAAGTACAGTAGAATCTATTTTCGGAAATATGTTACAAGGAGAGAAGCAGACGCctacaaaataatttacttGGTGGTTTTGACGAATTAAACAAGTATCCCCAAGAACAAAGTAAGTATAGTAAGTAAGTATGCCAGCagtagacccttaaggtccaaaccggcggtgctgatcttcgTTTCTGGCCCTTCAGCTAGGAAGTGCGATGGGGGATTGGGGGATATTCCCCTGTGCGTGCTATGCTTTCGTACACCCTTCCTgattaccttccccagatttctccaggtatccaTTTAGAGATGGGTCGACTCTGGTTGAGCTTATAGAGTGACACCACTgaaccccgtcccaaaccaaataactggccaCGCCAGGGATCGAACCCGTACCACCTGGACAAACAATTTTCAACCCAGCGCACCAACcataaatttcatgtttttagaAAGCTATAGAGATATGGTTCAAATTTTGAAACTGTTGGTCAAAGTAATTCCTTCCATTTATCATACGTTGGGTCAAACTAATTTAAGAAATCAAGGGTACCTGTTGGTCCTCAGATATTCCATTGTCACCCCCTTCGATGTTTAAAAACACCTAgatcaattttcattgaaaaaaagtcGTTCAACCTTAGACTTGaaagatatgtttttttttttttagtcttcaaTAAAAAGATTCCTTATCCTCCCTTCTTTTTGTTAACTGGCATCGCTGTAACAGAGCACTATCATTTCCTTTCACACAAGATCATCACCTAGCCTCAATATCTCACTTACTCCCCTAGTTGGTCAGATAAGATTAGTGTAGATTGGATATGTGTACAACAGGGGGTAAGGGCAATACTGTTGCTAGGCCCTTCAAAATCTTATGATTTCCAACGCCCCCCTTCAAGAGCTCTTAAAGTTTATAAACGATTAATCTTTTTATTCCTTCTTTCCTCTGTTTTTCAAAGCCATCGTCCCCTTTCAATTAATGCTTTGTGATTTCCTAGCGTGTGTGACTATAATCGTGATGTCAGAAAAAATTCCTTGGTGCCTGCAAAAGACAGAAAGTCCTCATCCCGAGCCAATACTGcctaaaaacatttattttttgtcaaaaaccctCCAgaaacctataatttttagacaatttgtctgaaaaaataataatgtctAATAACAACATTCGATAGATACAAATATTTCCACCTCCCTGAAATTGGTTGCCACGGTGAGAGCATTAATAATTTCTTACtttattctatattttgaaGAAGAAGCGCAAGAAATTCGGAACACTTTACGGTTTTGGGGGACCTGGGCTTTGAATCCCCCCCGTGTACGTCCCTAACCGAATTTAACATTAACATAACTATACAACGAGCTGATCAGGGtccttttaattgtttaacTTGTCATAAagatttagacaaaaaaaagttgACATATAAAGAAGAGACACTACTGCTAACAAATGTGAGGTAATTTTGACAGGAATGTGCAAATCATATTTGTGGAGTCATAGTTGCGAGTTAACCAAAAAGTCTTCTTTATTTTGCCCCGCAAAAGGTCATCTATTTGCATGAAAAAATCATTAAGAAAATATAGTTTTACTCGTCTTGCTTTGAAAAGCTAGATTACCAAGGATAGTGAAGACGAAATTGCATTGATTGAATTGATTAAATCAAAGCTTATCCAACGTGTTTGTCTTAAAAACTATTGTAATTGGGAAACTCAACGGTACTTCTATATTAAACGTGACACacccaaaaagtgaagttaggttaatcctaatagaATACACTAACAATTGATGATACCATAAtgcttagaaacaaaattatagaaactagGACATATAATTATGGAAAGTAGGCCGTGCAGAACAAATTAATTTAAGTACCTTGGCTAACCTTGCCCCTAATCacctctaaatattaaatatctaattaaaatatGCATACATTATAGTTTTTTCACTCAAAATAATTAATCATGACTGACTCAAACTGGTTATGTCAGATCTTAGACTGCTTAATTCTAAAGTGTGTTCCGTTTAACAGAAGAGTACCTTTTCGACTTATAATCCAAGTGATCTCCATATCCAGTTTTTGGTGGTAGCAGGTGCcatataataaacaaaacaaggGTGAAAAATCAGCGAAAATTAGTCAAAAACGTGTAGCTTTCCCctgaaaatcttcaaaaatcaaCTGATTGTGTTTCATTTACTGAGGAGTACCTTTTCGACTTCTAATCCAATTGATCTCCATATCCAGTTTTTTGTGGTAGCGGGTGCCAAATAATAAACCAAACAAGGGTGAAAAATCAGcgaaaattagtcaaaaatgtATAGCttgaaaatctttaaaaataaactgattgTTCTTATTTGAATATTTGGGGACCAACGGTTTTATCatacttaattaattaactttGGTTATTCCTTTCCAATTCAACGCTCGCATTGAGCGGGGAATTTTTGACTTGCAATTATGTTATATCATATGTGTGCATCTCGTATCGAGCGGGTAATTTTCAATTTGCATCAGTGTTATTTGTTAAGAGAAAGATCAATTGTGTTTAAActgaagttgattttttttattgtgaatttGGCAATTTGTGAGTCCTGTGAGTTAACCTGCACTGTTAACCTGAGCGCAGGAAAGGCAGGTGGGCCGACTTCACGCAGGTTGGATTGGAATCCACTTGGATGCATTATTGTGGCTTGGCCCTCACTCAAAGATAAGTCTTTTTGgcccataataataataatgaatgtGGTGTTGCAAtggctaaattttattttagtcttaCTTACGTATTATCCcgccacactcaagaagtgaagttaggtgaATCATAACgtaatataccaaaatatgatgaaaatatagtactttagtaacaaaattatggaaagtacAACAGAGAATCATGAAATGCAGGCCGTGAAAAACACATTATATTGAATACCGAACCAACTctacaaattaaatatttaattaaaatataccagtttgatatgtaaagtaggttagattaggtataTCTCACACAGTAGTTTATCTCAttcaggctaagctgattatctctgAGTGCACACAAATAAACCGGTTTTACACATCAAGAACAAATTGTGGTCGATTTGTGAAATGGCAATTTGCAGGCCAATCAACTCTTTGGAATCCCATGGTTAAATCTGaagtttttttccgaattattggGCAATAAAAAATGTAGAGGGCATATAATCACCGTCCCCCTTCACCAGCCCCTGTGTGCCAGGGAATCCAAACAATGGGTAACAGTTTCAaagcaaataaaagtaaagaatataTATCAATCAATCATTATTGAGTAATGTAAGTTAAGTAATATGAATTAAGTAAAGTTAAGTAGTGTAATTTTACACTACTTCTTACATTGTTTTCAGTTATAGTGCCAAAACACTTGATTCCCTCTTAAATACATACAAAAGGATATCTTCTAAAAACAGGgataaatagaaacaaattgCGAATATAATTTCGACTTCAATGATGATTTTATAGTTCAATTTAAATTCCATGCAAAACCACATGTGTATTGTGTTCCCTAGAAAACATGTGATTTTGCAATGAACTCACTTCTGTGACTTGCACCGAAAGGCCAAAAAACAGGCTTTGTGACAACAAGAAGAAAAAGTGAACGTTAAAATCTTAATAGTTGCAATTTGTTTCCATCTGGAGGATCTATAAAACATTATTGCTAAGTATTttacagaaaagaacaaaattttttgaaaacatatatCTTCATACAAACCAATTTCATCACTGACATTCACTGAactccaaaaataaataagaataattattataaatataaaaatgttttttttaatacacaAATAATGACACTAAACTATTTACCATGTCATCACTGTAGATTCAAATAGTAAACTCGTCTTAGATCAAATCCAATACTAACTCTCCCccaagaaaagaaattcaaaatttatatttgaatgAAATTATTAAGCGATATAGCTCGCGAAAAGAGTAATTTGCTACATATGCTAGAGTAACAAAATGACGCGTCCCTAACGAAGAGCTAAGTTTGTATTTGTTGAGTGTAACGAATATATGggttaaaaattagcaaaaataataataacgaaAGAAAAAGGccacaaaaaaggaaatacagaaaaagaaaagtaatgcTGGGAAAGCAGTGCACCGAAAAGGGGTCCGATATGGGCAAACAAAAAGAACGCACTAAAAAGCACTATAAAATACGCTTATGCACCATCATCAAAGTTCCTTAAGACTTCAAATTTTCTCTTTCAAAATacacttttcttttaattgtaatTTACATTAGCCGATATCTTCAATATTTTAACAATGTTACTCCTTAGGTGTGGACTGTTCTAACccagaagaaaatcaaaaacttACTTGAACGGTTTCTCCCTGTGGTGGATGTTCCTCACATGTCTTTGCAAGTTCGAAGAGATGCTGAAGGAGCGCTCACAAAACTTGCATTTGTACGGTTGTTCTCCTGTGTGAGTTCGCAAGTGCCTCGTCAAATTTGCAGAACGAGGAAATACCTTTCCGCAGAAACTAAAACACAAAAGTAAATTAATCTACTATTGCAAAAGGCTGTAACAAACATGCTTAGTAAAATACAAAACGACTAAAAAGTAATTATAACATTATGCTTACTTTTGTCTAATATAGCCAAGCGAAATAAACGCTTACGGGGAACTTTcggcacatatatatatatatatatatatatatatatatatatatatatatatatatatatatatatatatatatatatatatatatatatatatatatatatatatatatatatatatatatatatatataatgaaaaaagaagtcaccaatgcaacaacacaaacacagacatcataaaaaaacaaaaaaaaagacagacagaaggaaaaagaaagactgttttcttgctttagtaattaatatacatcagtacttgaatgagaccttaaccctactcatccatccaattacttAGGTCAAACAGCATGGCCATACACCATCGACCGTAAAGaaaatccatggacaggcagtcgtgttaaaagtaattataagtcgtcatttacgatatgttaaaaaaacaataaaaaagacaaatgattcagaggggacaacccaacAGAAAGGCTCATCaagagaatacacacttgcctatagggttttagcactttaaattccctacccaggcaagtggcgtgcctaccgTAGATTCTCTACGACATCCCCATGCTAGGTATCACCCCCGATATATAGGCCTatgcctattaaaaaaaacaacaatgtaaAACAACTATATAACTCCAGAGCTTACTTATCCTGCCTTGGTTTTTCGCCCTCGGGTATTTATGTTAATGGATATATACGGGtacctgtatatatatatatatatatatatatatatatatatatatatatatatatatatatatatatatatatatatatatatatatacacaattttgtccttttaaaaaaattgcagtAATACCGAATATACTTTTATTAATGACAGGTGGATAAACTTGGACATTTTATGACAGCTCAAAAACACAAGACAGCTAACAGAATGGCAAAATATCGATAGGAGTCAAAAGTTTCTTACCGGCAGGCATAGCGATCTCTTGGACGAATTGCAGCGGATGTACTAGCCAGAATGTCATGGTAATTTGGGGTTCTTAAAAGATCTTGCTGTGTCCTCAAGGTATTCCATGCATGATAAGGACCAAAACGATTCAAAGCAGGTGGTACAATTGAATGTCGCATCGTAATCCTTGCAGGGAGCAATGCAGGATGTAGAAGAGGAGGAGGAGGAAGTGAACCTAGTGATGACCAATTAATTGTTGGAGCCTGAGTGGGTGGCAAGACTGGCGAGGGCACTTTTGGTGCAGGTGAAATTTTAGGAATTGGGGAACTGAAGGCAGATGTTTCAGAAATACTGAATTTCAGCTCAGATGCTGAAGAACTACTAAGATCTAATGGCTGCTCTTTTTGCTCTTTTGGTTGATGGTCTTTTGGTTCAGGAGACGGGGTTTTCGAATCTTCGCTATCATCTGCTGGTCTCCATAATTTCTTTGGCTTGACGGCTGTGCGCCTTTCAGATTCTGAATTGCTTTCAAGCACCGGTTTCTCTTCTCTTTGCATAGAATAAGTCTTGGCTAAAGATGAATACAGAGCGCTCGCATAAGACATCCCCATGTCTCCTGATAATAGCAGGGGTTGCACGGGCAACAAAGGGAAGGGTAATCCAGCCCTTGCGTATAATGTAGCTAGTAATAATGGATCTGTCTGACCCATGGAAGGAAAAGATTGTTGAGTAGTTGGGACATTGACAGGACTAGCTGGGGCTTGTTGATACATATTAGTTGCAGGAGTAGTAGGCTGACAAGATGCGTGGCAAAAACGTCGATGTTTCGCAAGTGTTGTTGCAGAAGAACAAGGCTGACCACAACGTCCACAGCGAAGATGTGTCCGACAATCTGCGTGCATCCGTTTATGGCGGCACAAGTTTGAGAACTGTGTGTAGGCCTTTCGGCAAACCTCACACCTAAAATGAAAGAGTGTATTCTTGATTTTGCTTTGATTTGTCGATAGAGGATAACACTATTTTCAAGTAACTATTATACAGCGATTTGAGAATTCTTTTGacggacaaagtccatcaaaatactCCCTGTAAACGGAGATAAAACATGACCTTGCTTAGTTCCAGATTATACACCGAGTTTGCAACTAACCTGACTTCCTACCCTATCCCCAGCAATATTAATCTCGTATATTGCAATAATCAGGCAAAATcaactttttaatttgaaacccGGCTCAGCAACTTGAATTTGCCATAAATTCTAGGAAACCTCTTAGAATGAACATTAACACCAGTAAACAAAGGAAATGTTTCATAACGATATAAAATTACGGCCAGCATGATATATTTACTGACATACTTGTACTGTTtgtcattttgtattttactttcCGAGCAATATTATGAGCTATTaaaccttggaaaaaaaataaaacaaaataaaccaaattacAGGAATAACTGAAGAATTTATTTGCTCATGGAATAACATCAATTTTAAAAccaaactaattaaaaaaggagactaattgtttattttttaggatACCGTaggaaaaacttataaaaatagATCCAGATGTCAttagtaaattttcaaaaaaaaatgcatggtTTCGCAAAAAGCAGtgagatttttaaatttattttagctCATGTTTTTGCATCATTGACTAATGTAAAACGGACAGAAAGCTTTATCGACCTTACCCGTGCAAGAAAAGGCCAAAAGACCGAAAATAATACATCAAGTTACTCCACTTTTGAGGGTTCAAAGATTCTCATAATAAATGGACGAAGGAAGTCCATTCCCGCAGATTCTACTAATTATTAAAGCACCTAGGACATCAAAACCTTTTGCCACCCTTGTACCTATCTTGGGTCTATTCATACCTAAAATCCacaaatttctaagattttttaaaatacaaaattatgaaCAGTGCCACatttttgtcattattacaacaaaataaataagtaaaactaattatttaatttccataGCACTTTACTTCCGTAAAATTCAAACATTGACAGTCTCTTTATTCTTAAAGACAACTacactttcaaaggaaagtcTCACATTCTGATGCTTTTTTtgctgaatatatatatatatatatatatatatatatatatatatatatatatatatatatatacatatatatatcatgaaaagagaaatcaccaatgctacagcacaaaaaaaaaaaaaaaaaaaaaaaaaaaaaaaaaaaaaaaaaaaaaaaaaaagagacagaaggagaaaaagaagactgttttcctaaattattgattaatatagaccagcacttgaatgaggccttaaccctactcatccatacaatcacataggtcaaacagcatagccacacacaatcaaccataaagaataatccatggacaggcagtcatgtcgtcaataagtataagtcgtcatttaccgaacaatagaaaaaataatatagacaaataattcagaggcaacacccaacataagggctcatcaggagaatacactggcctatatagggtttcgccactctaaattctctacccagcacagtgtcgtggctaccacagaatatccatggcatccccgcgtcaagTATCACCCctaaaatacatgcctatgaaaaaaaaaacagcaaatgtaaaacaaccaagtaaaaccaaaacaagcttatcttgttaatatatccctccctttagcaacaataggtaaactaaatattataaattttaccaaatcacaaatattaacacattgcaaaaaacctgaatgaatgCAAAGCTCGTGTATAACTTCTTTAGAACTTTATTTAGCAGATGGAACAACTTACCTAAAAGGCTTGACAGAGGCGTGGATGTGGGTGTGCTGCTTCAAACCAGAAGCAGTAGCAAATGATTTGCCACACTCTGCACAAGTGTGTGTTCTCACACCAGCTGCGTGATTAGAGCGTATGTGGCGCTGTAGATTTGAAGCGTCAGTAAAGGTGCGCCCACAGTAGGTGCAATAAAAGCGCTTTTCGTTACAAGACGTAATTATATATGAAGAAGAACAAGAATCACAAGGTCCAAGGCCGTTTGCAGAACAACTACAATTAAGAGGGTCTGATTTGCCACTGATACTCAAATCCGAGCCTGAAAACAGAATATGAAGtacaattatgtaaatatcaatgCTTGAAAAGTAGAAACCACTTTATTGCTTGACATATTGTCTAACCCTAGTCTGATTATTACTCATTATGGGGGTGATCTTCAAGCTCATCTTCAGCTTTGTAAAGATCAGGCAATCTTGGTCCTAAAACAATCATTTCAATCAGTTCAATGCTGGTCCTtggattgttttcaaatttaaaccaGCTAATAAtagaaatcataaaaaattaatagaccGTTGCATCGCAAACCCATCTGTGGCCAGCACAAAGCTTTGTCAGTTTGGTGGCTACGCCTCCCTCCACAGTTATCGTTCCATAAGCGCCTTACAATTCATAGGTTTGAACCGTAGACACGGCCTTATCCACTGAGAGACTTTATAGCAATGTCCAACATAATAGTGGAGTAATTTCGTCAAATCCTGGGTGGTTAGTTGGGAGGGCAAATtttgagccaattttcccaaatcaagcaAAAATGACAGTGAGAAATGAGCTATATAGTAGCCTACTATAAAGGcaaatatatactaaagaaaactgaaccATTGCTCTAGATGCTTGAATCAGGCATacttatcttagtttttttacaatatttttgaatgaaCTAAAGTTTATCTGGAGGGGGCTGAGGTCTGGATCGGTCAGTTGTCCCCTCCTCCATCGAAAATTACGACCCTGCAGTACAGGGCTGGTTAAATATTGCTTAGGGATCAAGGTAGGCTTATTTATTCAAAGATAGTAAGCATGAGCACCTTCCCCATAATGTGTTAGCATTTAATTACTGGTGTTCTTATTCAGATTTTGGGGATATTTTGCGACATTGTACTGattttagctcttgttcaatactatcaaaactaaaagctcGACAACCCGAAATGGTGTCACTTGTCACTTACAAAAGatggttttaattaaaataaagcagtaataaagaacaaaaatacaaaagaaacaacaacaaaactttaatgaataaaaaatccaaatattcaAACTCCACATCCAGGAGCCCTTATCgatggaaaaaaggaaaaaaaatatgatcaatttattgattatttatttattatgctTATGTTCGGTATTTTATTAAGAGCATATAATAGGTCATTATTTGGGTGACGAGGTTGCTACTTGTCCTTGTAAAGAGACCCaacaactgaaacgtcgatttgGCCCCtcatgcgccagcaatggctctggaggatttttatctttttcatagGATCTTTTCCTTTATCTTTTCCATATCTTTGtctttatctttttcatttactttttcagAGAAACTTTTTCTCTTTCattccctttttctttttctttatctttttcacATCATTTCAAAACGAAAAAATCGTAAAGATGAGACACGAGgataacagccagtgaaaaaacaaaacaaaaaacggaTAGgataatgcaaatatttcggtcaggacctccgcttgaccgtcttCAGCGCAGGATAATAATAAAAGACAACGATAAAAATCCAAAGGAtaatataaaaaccaaaccttaaaataaatacaagagcTAAAATAGGAAGACTCTCTCTCAGCAACgatgaaagggtaactgaataaaaaatacaacattgaTTGATTGGTATTTCAATCTTCGAAATTATGTAGAGCGTTCCTAATTTTAATCCCTTGGCAGGTATGGTATTATCCAAGGTTCTATTAGGTTGCGAAATATAATTTTGTGGATGGATATTAAAACTATCCAAGTTCATTATAAGCCGGGCTTAGAAAAGTTTTTCTAGTGTCTCTATTGAAGACCACCTTTGGCAAATGTGTTTCATACTCCTGTATTACTCAGAAAACAACCGAGAACTGAAGTTTAATATAGTAATTTATATAGTAATATATTACTTATtactaaattatattatattaccaAATTATATTCCTAGTTTATGTAGTAATAtcatttaggctatatatttgcacattaggaaggGGTGAGGATAAAATAGCCTAATTTAAAATACcattaacccccctcctcccaatttgcaaatatataagcgaaattatacaagtccaatattaataattattattattattgcaagTTTACAAGTTTCCAAGattacaagtccaatgcattatGTCACTCGTTGTTTGtatttgtggctatgaaaccggttttcatAGATCTTACGTTCAGCAAACTTCTCGAGTGTGATCTGAATAACACAGGAGTACCTCTGCTTTTCCTGTTTCAACTGCCTCCCTGAAAACTTGCATGAGACCTTTAACAGGGCAATTATGGGATGTAGGCTATAATAGACGTGTTCCACCGAGGTGGAATCAAAAGTCTCAGGCCTTTGGTGTAGGACCATGGCTTTGTCGATTGAGGACCTGTGTTCCGATAGTGGTTGATCCGCGGCGGGAGGGggttgttatttattattatttctttaaataaatttgcCAATTTGGTCATTTACTGGCGCCTTTGTCGTATTGCCCCCCACAATGTTTTGCTCAatggcgcccttgtcacatgGGGCCTCCCACAAGATTTTGGTCTAAGTCCACCCCTGTATTCCGATAACGTCTCTCCCAATTCTTGCTGGGTTCTCCCAACCCAGAAACAGCCATAAGAACAGGAAATCCTGTAAAAACCACTACCCAGAATGGGACTGATTTTATCTTTGCCTCTGTTGAAAAGCTCTGTTTTGTATTCGAAATTTAGAAGTTACCCCGTGGTATAACGTCATATGGTTATTTTACGGTGGCAGTGATTAAAATTGGCTGCAAGATACGGATACTTATCAATTATAAAgttacataataattaaagaataagaagaaaaaaactcacCAGAGTCGCTTTCAGGATTAATGCCCTCGGTATGGAGTTtctccatgaacaaaatttaagGAATCCAGATTTAGTTCGGTTGGGAACAAATCTAAGTTTGACATCAAATTCGCTCGATAATCTGGAATTTGAAATCATTCATCAAAGGTCAAAACTCTTGAGACTGTCAGCTGTGCAACCCCAAATAATTCGCAACAGTTAACCTGTCCGTAAAATCAGGGGTTTAAAAAATAGGGGTGTCGTTCATGGGGGGAGGACaattgcccctcccccaataacGTGAAGAAAAAATACTAAGATAAGCATCCACACAATTCAGGCATCCATAAGCTAGacataaatagcgacgaagaccacactgcctttccatcataaacaacATG
Protein-coding regions in this window:
- the LOC136030538 gene encoding MDS1 and EVI1 complex locus protein EVI1-B-like, translating into MEKLHTEGINPESDSGSDLSISGKSDPLNCSCSANGLGPCDSCSSSYIITSCNEKRFYCTYCGRTFTDASNLQRHIRSNHAAGVRTHTCAECGKSFATASGLKQHTHIHASVKPFRCEVCRKAYTQFSNLCRHKRMHADCRTHLRCGRCGQPCSSATTLAKHRRFCHASCQPTTPATNMYQQAPASPVNVPTTQQSFPSMGQTDPLLLATLYARAGLPFPLLPVQPLLLSGDMGMSYASALYSSLAKTYSMQREEKPVLESNSESERRTAVKPKKLWRPADDSEDSKTPSPEPKDHQPKEQKEQPLDLSSSSASELKFSISETSAFSSPIPKISPAPKVPSPVLPPTQAPTINWSSLGSLPPPPLLHPALLPARITMRHSIVPPALNRFGPYHAWNTLRTQQDLLRTPNYHDILASTSAAIRPRDRYACRFCGKVFPRSANLTRHLRTHTGEQPYKCKFCERSFSISSNLQRHVRNIHHREKPFKCHLCDRCFGQQINLDRHLQKHEAGTVDDVTPTSSPRSSHGNDVTSTADFIGGNVNQQETVDESDIESDVSVDSSDENEIQISVTDP